The following proteins are encoded in a genomic region of Sander lucioperca isolate FBNREF2018 chromosome 23, SLUC_FBN_1.2, whole genome shotgun sequence:
- the dtx3l1 gene encoding E3 ubiquitin-protein ligase DTX3L1, translating to MGSGQSSDKVYCNRYLNGKGPPSLEQQAKEGLNGNPRVVTGCQPQGQMTWVILHRDLPGFPDDNTIQINYIFPDGIQTEKQPHPGHPYAGLRLCAYLPDNREGRRVLKLLEKAFNQQLLFTVATNKDGKDTVTTASVPLKTQPDGGSRVDGYPDSDYLKTVRKLLRDKGIE from the exons aTGGGCTCTGGTCAGAGCAGCGACAAAGTCTACTGCAACCGCTACCTGAACGGAAAGGGTCCTCCATCACTGGAACAACAAG CTAAGGAAGGGCTGAATGGGAACCCCAGAGTAGTGACTGGCTGCCAGCCACAGGGCCAGATGACCTGGGTGATCCTCCACAGAGACCTGCCGGGATTCCCTGACGACAACACCATTCAGATCAACTACATATTCCCAGATGGAATACAGACA GAGAAACAGCCCCACCCGGGCCACCCTTACGCAGGGCTGCGGCTCTGTGCTTACCTGCCTGACAACCGTGAGGGCAGGAGGGTTCTCAAGCTGCTGGAGAAGGCCTTCAACCAGCAGCTCCTGTTTACTGTCGCCACCAACAAAGATGGAAAGGACACGGTCACTACAGCTTCCGTCCCCCTAAAAACACAACCAGATGGAGGGAGCAGAGT tGATGGCTACCCAGATTCTGACTACCTGAAGACTGTGAGAAAGCTACTGAGGGATAAAGGCATTGaataa